From the Solanum stenotomum isolate F172 chromosome 4, ASM1918654v1, whole genome shotgun sequence genome, one window contains:
- the LOC125861232 gene encoding protein BIG GRAIN 1-like A: protein MSCIFALFVKPHFNRPICHSIDQAGQKKKSRNFNSSIGFSCYGLNNSPKPIKISISTKQEKFHKHQHLKDLNFYDSSLAKEKAKHDEDGFKKTTSRGLKIYRELKKVKQPRLSSYLNSLFTNGEKTKISSNDDEDRLLKSTCLGKNIISTPCGHKNLDMDQLQNVEAIKNINRNYIHDLKFHKNIIEMIEEDEDEDEDEGESCASSDLFELNIFSPIGSIELSAYETTNIGIN, encoded by the exons ATGTCATGCATTTTTGCTCTCTTTGTCAAACCCCATTTTAATAGGCCCATTTGCCACTCCATTGACCAAGCTGGCcaaaagaagaaatcaagaaacttTAATTCAAGTATTGGTTTTTCTTGCTATGGTCTTAATAATAGCCCTAAACCAATTAAAATTAGCATTTCAACTAAGCAAGAAAAGtttcacaagcaccaacatctcAAAGACCTCAACTTTTATG ATTCTTCTCTAGCAAAGGAAAAAGCTAAACATGATGAAGATGGTTTCAAGAAGACAACGTCAAGAGGTTTGAAGATTTATAGAGAATTAAAGAAAGTTAAGCAACCTAGACTATCAAGTTACTTGAACTCACTTTTTACAAATGGGGAAAAAACAAAGATTTCCTCAAATGATGATGAGGATAGACTATTAAAATCAACTTGCTTAGGAAAGAATATTATTAGTACTCCATGTGGGCACAAGAATTTGGACATGGACCAATTACAAAATGTTGAGGCTATAAAAAACattaatagaaattatattcATGACCTAAAATTCCacaagaatattattgaaatgattgaagaagatgaagatgaagatgaagatgaggGTGAAAGTTGTGCAAGTTCTGATTTGTTTgaacttaatattttttctccCATTGGATCAATTGAATTGTCTGCTTATGAAACAACAAATATTGGTATTAATTAA